The Bradysia coprophila strain Holo2 unplaced genomic scaffold, BU_Bcop_v1 contig_297, whole genome shotgun sequence DNA window ggcatatagagctatataatagcatatatttatctgtgaaatgtttatttatagtgaaatatagttaaatatagcggtatatagctgtttaaataggaatttatgaaatttgtcttcgtacggggctgtctatattgcctccggcaatttagttgtatatgataacaaggcaaagagtggataatgtaagtgattttaaagggagaatagtttttcagcagagaagaaaatgaagtaagagaaatgaagagtttcacattaaaggcttttgatacgaataggtgtttcgtacgggtcggcgttagctatgttttattataattttctttctaaaatttttctggtaagatatttgttgataaaactttcgcgtactttcctcatcacctgccatttgtgacgcatacctttttgcgtgtagaatctgtaagcgtcacctacaccgacaggacttgcgtcacacctccaagtaagtggttttgggcgattagattttctcatatttttgaaagtggGCTAGGACTCCGTCGATGTaattagccccgtacgaagtactgggggcttataagattaatatgccgtttgtaacacgtcgaattggaagcagacagtaagggcaaagcatttggttatgttcatagactacgaatccgcaataaaaacaaggcatcagaacagtcggagcgtttgctgcgacttagccccgtacgacccgtaatcctatttcgtccgtaaccataatacgcccggaaccctaatacgtctacaaccctttaatgcgtctgttaccaaaatgcaagtcaagttgggcatggtcaaatttactgaaagtgttcatttttaaaattgcgcatagcgcaattacgaaagcccgtacgaagtacctcttaaataaaaccaacaatttacgatattattttagaaacccaaaattttttgcctttattccattcggtattcaattatctctcaaatgaaacaaaaactagcaaaatcggatgagatttactcgatttatgtgcaaaaaacacttagggccgagtatcggccttagtccaagggcccaaatttgaaacttttttcgccacgttcttttcggtattcaattaccttccctaaaaaaataaatctagcaaaatcggatgagatttactcgatttatgtgcaaaaaacacttagggccgagtggcggccttagtccaagggcccaaatttgaaactttttttgccacgttattttcgatattcaattcccttccataaaaaactaaatctagcaaaatcggatgagatttactcgatttatgtgcaaaaaacacttagggccgagtatcggccttagtccaagggcccaaatttgaaacttttttcgccacgttcttttcggtattcaattaccttccataaaaaactaaatctagcaaaatcggatgagatttactcgatttatgtgcaaaaaacacttagggccgagtatcggccttagtccaagggcccaaatttgaaacttttttcgacacgttcttttcggtattcaattaccttccataaaaaactaaatctagcaaaatcggatgagatttactcgatttatgtgcaaaaaacacttagggccgagtatcggccttagtccaagggcccaaatttgaaactttttttgccacgttcttttcggtattcaattaccttccataaaaaactaaatctagcaaaatcggatgagatttactcgatttatgtgcaaaaaacacttagggccgagtaacgacctttgagccctcccaacaagcccactttgcatcttacccaaaaacaatgttcagcaactttgttctactcgtcaatacctttcatttgatatatcacaagcagccattgcgtgcgtatttcggtagatatcgtcgaaagactgaaaaacacctatagggccctagctctggaagggccgaccctaccatgcccattttcgaacttgaccttacatttgtcgataccaatcgggggaaaaaagaattttgaaaaaagattgtaatttactcaagctagaagggtcacagacggacggacggagataagatgaacataaccaaatgctttgcccttactgtctgcttccaattcgacgtgttacaaacggcatattaatcttataagcccccagtacttcgtacggggctaaaaatgtccgtccgtccgtccgtctgtgacccctcaagcttgagtaaatcacaaccttttttcaaaattctttttttccctgattggtatcgacaaaagtaaggtcaagttcgaaaatgggcatggtagggtcggcccttccagagctagggccctataggtgtttttcagtctttcgacgatatcgaccgaaatacgcacgcaatagctgcttgtgatatatcaaatgaaaggtattgacgagtagaacaaagttgctgaacattgtttttgggtaagatgcaacgtaggcttgttgggagggctcaaaggtcggtactcggccctaagtgttttttgcacataaatcgagtaaatatcatccgattttgctagatttagttttttatggaaggtaattgaataccgaaaagaacagcgagaaaagtttcaaatttgggcccttggactaaggccgctacgcggccctaagtgttttttgcacataaatcgagtaaatctcatccgattttgctagtttttgtttcgtttgagagataattgaataccgaaaagaacgtcgcgaaaaaagtttcaaatttgggcccttggactaaggccgctactcggccctaagtgttttttgcacataaatcgagtaaatctcaaccgattttgctagtttttgttttatttgagaggtaattgaatacccaatggaaagttgtcaaaaaatgttgggtttctaaaataatgtcgtaaattgttggttttatttgagaggtacttcgtacgggctttcgtaattgcgctgtgcgcaattttaaaaatgaacagtttcagtaaatttgaccatgcccaacttgacttgcattttggtaacagacgcattagagggttgtagacgtattagggttacgggcgtattagggctacggacttattatggttacggacgaaataggattacgggtcgtacggggctaagtcgcagcaaacgctccgactgttctgatgccttgttttttagTGACTCTTTGTGTATATGCCTCgatagcccttggccccaatagtcTAAATGGATGTTTTTTGTCCGTTATTAACTGCCACGACTGGCTATGGACTGGACATACATGTGTGGGAATTCATTGGATAAGTATATTATTGTCCAGTAGATACGAGGCAAGCCGTAATGGTGTGAATTTGGCTTTGGCTTGATTTTGTAGGCGAGAGTCTAGTATTGTTGCAatcaatgtttttatttatgtttaaaaatcttttgttcAGTTGAGGTAgcttaatgaattttgtaccAACCATGTCAGCCTTCAATCATGTCAGCCTGTGAGCTTTCAATCTCCAAAACTAATTCATTCAACACATGATTATGATTAGATGCACATCTTTGCGACTAAAACTTTCATCAGCATTGTGAGAATGCTTTGTCAGCggatattggtagaggaagacgctatttgcacccgggtgcaaatagtcgtCAAATAGTTGAATAATATTGATTCATCTTATAAATTCCAGTTGAAACGAGATCATGAAACAAAGAATTCGGTTCACAATAATGATCACTTGTATATGTAGATCTAGAATTTTTAATGTGACAAAAATGCGCATAAACTTATTAATTTAAAAGCTTCGAACAATAATTAAGAAGCTCATAAAGACATCAATTAATGAGTATTTTTCATAGAGACGTCATTTTAACCTTCACCAGACAAAAAGATCCcattaaaatatgaatttatgaCCTCTTTTTCGACGTTACGAAGAACCGTTTCTACGATCAGATTAATAGTACAATCGGAACGGTGAAGAGTGTTGTCGCGTCGTCGTGTTAATTTACATTTCGTTGTGTGTTCTAAATTCAGTTTGtgtcaaataattttataaaataaatcttttattCTCAAGTCCTTTGTGGATCGATATCACTTAGAAGGGTTAGAATCAGTAATACTGATTCagtattttatgtaaaaataacttagagaaaatataatttcaaataaagttCAGATATCGttctaaaaagaaatttacagGACTTTGATTTTCCGAGGGTCAAAAATGACATATTACATGACTAGAGAAAACAAGAGGTTTGGGAAATCACAGCATGTAAAAACCATATTACAAAACTCTGGataacagagaaatgataagttggtatgcctgtggcgagatagaaggaatcTGAGGTTAAAAATTGTGTATGGTATGGAAGAGAATTACATACCAATTTTTTCCatgccacaggcgtaccaacttatcatttctctgctggataaaagtgaaaagtcacgttttcgtgtgattgttgatccgaggcgatgCCGAAAcgtcacacgaaaactggacttttttccacgaaacaaaaacatcaattcgtcatattatttttgaaaaggaaaataaataaagtgacAGTTCAACAAAACTCAATTAAATTGGGTTAAGGTTAATCACACTGCACGCATGAAATAGTCGTTTGTTTACCCAGtgaaaaatcagaaattcattttgaggGTGTCGTTGCGTAGTGAGgaaattactgaaatttcctacatttttcgATTCTTCCCGATGGCAACACAACGTCTTTCACAAAATCATGACTAATTGTCAGGCTAACTTGTAGAGAAGGAAAATCAATTTGCCTTTCTGCTGTTAAACACCTAATTGGCAGGCTGAATTGTAGAAGAGAAATCAATTCGTCGCTTATTTTCCACGTCATTTGGGAAAAACGATGTTTTTAATGTTATGtcaaaaaggtttttttaagcgaatgagaggtttccagctcgagccggaggcgaaagcattttagcatgtgttaggcaaataactattacatatGACAAGAGGTTACTAAACGAAAATgagacatttcattttttcccgTGTTATGTATAATAGATTTTAGTgctgtaaaatgaaattttcgcaaGGTGCACACCGTTGACAGttgcgataattttcattttcgcagggcttcacaagtaaaataccttacgtaattgtttggagattcgttttttttgccaCGAAACCAGATAACAAAATCCCAATAAATGTACATTTTAAACGTAGCTCAAGATAAGTTTCTATTTTCTGCGTGGCTTACCAGTTTTTCTTGTTCCACACGACTCACAGCCCTTTCAAAGCTAATACATTAGGTACGGATTGGCTCCCTCTCATTCAATTTAGTCGCAGTTATCGATTTCATTCGAGAGAGAACATACACATTTGTTTACTTATTGTACCAACTACATAAATACCGAACGATTTAAATGCAAAGTGAAACAAGTCATGTTCTGTTTTTAATTGATCAATTAGTTTTGGTGTTTGTTTTATAAATTCTTACACATTACGTGATTGTAGAGTTTAGTTAGGGTACGGACCCCAGTATTCGGCATAGTTTAGAATATCGGCCATCTATTGTTTAGAACAATGAAACCCAATGAAACCCATTGTTGTGGCCGATATTCTAAACTATGCCGAATACTGGGGTCCGTACCCTACTACTTTACACATATATTTCTTAGTTTTTAGTGCGCGAAATTTATTCTACAAATCGAGTTCATTGGTTGGGTTGGGTTTGATATGCCTAATACAAAATACCTAATAATTAACGGAAGGATAAAACAATATGAGTTAGTGGACAAAATACCGAAGCGATTATAGGAAGTTGAGTTAGTTACATACATCTGAAAAGAATTACGATACTATCGGCGATAGTCGCCTTTGGatgaacacactaaaaactaagaagaaaaaaaactaatcGATATGTGTAAAGTAGAGCCTAACTAAACTCTAAAATCTAAGAATTTATGATAGAAACACCAAAACTAATTGATCAATTAAAAACAGAATATGATCACTTTGCATTTAAATCGTTCGGTATTTATGTAGTTCTGTATGTTCTGTCTTGACAGCTTCGacttaagagcgctcacctcttggtaattttctagcctacatttgtgcgcaaaaatattggttttttgatgatttctctgaacaaaaatctttttttctcCAAACAATGGCCTTAGTTGGCCATTGTCGTAAAATCCACACTATACGAtgacatcgaactgatgccgACTATAATCGTGTAAAATACGAATGGAGAACGAAGTGTATTGGATTGATCAGCGTAGTTACTGATGTGTGGCAAACAATATTCATGCGAGCCTGTGAGCTAGTAATGACATGAATATTGTTGGCATTAGTGgttaacgttaaatgtggcacATAAACATCTGAAATGACTTCATTTTTGCTCGTCTCGTTGGTCGAGTTGGATAGGCGCTGGATTTATAAACCAGAGGTTGCTAGTTCAAGCCCAGCTGTAGACAACATgagcaaaaatgctttcacttcagattttgatgtctaGTAGAGTTTCACttaatgtaaattaaaaatttgttggtttCACACCAGAGTTCATAGGAACTCATAATTctgtttttttgaaaaagtgaaaccattaaagcatgcaaaaatgtggtacttttaagggaaaaattggtttgtggtagATAGCTTAACCCatttggagaaacctttgcaaaacacataaatttacacatttgcaaaggtttctcaaagtggaataagttatcatccacaaaccaatttttctcttaaaaggaacacatttttgcatactttaatggttttactttttcaaaaaaatattttggttcagagaaatcatcaaaaaacgaaaatttttgcgcacaaatgcgCTACAAAATTGCCaagagtaaaaaagatatacaccatcattctcctctcttctaaccaacgctttcgtacatttgaacaaatgcttcgctccccagatctaaactattttttaaaattctaaaaaaaaatacgggtccaatattttagccttccggaccaaatagacaccatgccagatgtatttgagactatttctcaaaaatgaacaggcctaatACCTCATGTATTATCTTTGAAAGCGCTTAGGGTCGTGTAGAACAAGAAAAACACAGATTACAAAAACTTATCCTAAGGCACTTTAAATGTGCAAATGCACAGTAAACGAACATTTTGTGGGGCAAATTGTTAGCTGGGAAACCTCCGTCTCGGCAAAATAAactccaaacaaggacgtaatgtactattacatgctcaGTGCGTCAAAACTTGTgcttgaaacataaaaagtacggttttcgacgcatgtagaaTGTAATAGTATTACTATGCcagggaaataatttgatatctcgtatccgaGAACTTTTACTCaccgtgatacgagatatcacatTATTTCCCGTGTATTGTATTGAGTTTTACCCTACGAGCGAGGTAAAGGGTTTTCCCTAGGGATGGAATGGCCCTATTTATTActtcactagtaaagtaaaataacatttcgccgcagtcgaaattttcaaaCCGGCTTACGTGTCTAATGCAACATTCTATTGAGAAGGTATATAATTACTCACTTTTGTTTTACAGCGTATTGGTATGAGCACATATCGAGTTCGTAGTATGTACGTGCAGTATGTGCTTTAATACTTGATTGTAATGTTAATCAATTCAATAGAATTTCAGGCTCAAATTGAAACATACTTAGTAGCTGTTAAGCAGACTTATTAAGATGTTCGCAATAAGTGTTACGTTGATTAGTGTCCAGTTATTTCACCAGGTAATAAATGTGACTAAAAAGTTGCACATTTCtataaaacgattttcctACCAGGCACATCTACAATCGCTACCATCGCCATCATCCAATCAGCTTGCCAACTATGCAGCAACACATCCGAACGACACAACCATTTTTGCACAAAATGTATTCGGCATCACTTATCCGACATTGAGTTATTCTCTCGGTGTTAACGGTATGCCGTTTCTTCAAGACCAATTTCTAATGGAAAAATTGCAATCGCTCAATCGAGAACGGATTCCGGAACGAGTGGTTCATGCAAAAGGGGCAGGTAAATTTATcagaatttcattgaattttatgtacaTGGGCACCTCCACCTTTTCCAGGCGCCTTCGGTTATTTTCAGGTGACAAATGACATCAGTAAATCCACAAAAGCCAACTTTCTACAGCCTGGAAAACGAACGAAAGTTGCGGTGAGGTTTTCAACCGGTACTGGAGAATCTGGTTCGGCAGACACCAACTTCGATATGAAAGgattttcggttaaattttataCCGAAGAGGGAACACACGACATCATCTGCCTCAACTTTCCAGTGTTTCTGGTGAGAGACCCAATGGCAATATTCGATGCTGTTAGAGCACGTAAACGGAACCCACAAAGCCATCTCTTCGATCCTAATGCACTGTTCGATATGGCGTCGTACCGACCGGAGATGacaatgtttttgttgttctttttcTCCGACATAGCGTTCCCGAAGTACTTCAGACACATTGACGGCTTCGCCATTCACACCTTTAAAATGGTCAACAAGAATGGTGAACCGGTCTACGTAAAGTTTCACCTCTTATCGAATCAGGAAAAGGAATTTATTACGCTCCAAGAATCTTTCCAATTGGCTGGATCGGATCCCGATTTAATGTTGGCCGACCTCTTCGATTCGATTGAAAACAAGAAGTTCCCGTCTTGGACGATGAAAATTCAGGTCATGACCTTCGAGCAGGCTAAGGCTCACCCATACAATCCATTCGACTcaaccaaattttggaaagaGGAAGATTTCCCATTGATCACCGTGGGAGAGTTGGTTCTGAATCAAAATCCAGAAAACTACTTTGTCGACGTAGAACAAATTGCCTTCAGTCCGGGTCGTATGGTAGCAGAAGCTTTACAAATTTGACATTATCATGAGAATCAATCGGTTCAAATACATTCACAGGTTCCTGGTATCGAGGCAAGTCCCGATGGTTTACTCCATTCCAGAATGTTTGTCTATCCCGATGCACAGCTACACAGACTGGGAACGAATTACGCTCAAATACCGGTAAACAGTTGCCCATTCAGTGCACAGACATATCAAAGAGATGGTATGATGAATGTTGGTCGAAATGGCGGAGGATCACCGAACTATCATCCGAATAGTTTCCATGGGCTTAATTCGAATTCAGCCAGTCATGCGAAACAACATGTTTATGCTGTGAGCGGTGACGTAGATCGTGTCGACATTGGCAGAAATGACGACTTTCTGTTGCCTAAACACTTTTGGAAGAGCCGGGGCTCCGCGGAACAGGACAGAATCATTGGTAATATGGCAGCTGTTCTTAGTCGAACGGTTAAGCTGGTACAGGACAATGTCCTTAACAACATCATCTACAATATAGATAAGGCATTCGGAGATAAATTGAAAGCAGCATTGAACTGAATGCTGACTGTGCTCAGAGCAGATTTAATGTTAACTTAACTGATTAAGAAAAGCTGAAGCCTTCAATtgcattaaaaattcaaaattgtaacCCATCCTCACTGGGAGTTCTCttttattctcattttctttcgttcttCTGGTTCAGCAATAGATGGCGCATTTTTGGCCAATTGCCTAAGTTGCCCGCTTATGTGCACGAACCAGGGATATTCTTCGAATTTGGTTTCGAATTCAGCCATCGTCTCAAACAGAACTGAATACAGTTGCAAGCCCACACCATGGTCGATTGTCGGAACCAGATGATGCATTAAATGATTGCCGAAATGGGTCAGAGATGCCAGATGGCTATGACTTATGTCCGAATTGTCGATGACTGTGTCCAAGCAGTAGATACCCCAGTCCATGTCCTTACTGAATGATAGACAAGAAGGAAAATGAGCTCAATTGCAACTCATACCACCGAGCGAAGATAATAATTCTGATttacgccagaaaatgcgTCATTACATCTCGCTTGGCTTTTCGCATTTTCTAGCTCGAATTCAAACTTCCcatacgtcaaaataacaaatgtCCCAGAAAGACTGGTAATGTATTAGGGATCATTCATTAATGACGTAACGTTCTTgcagtgctgtcatcaaaattaaatcataaATACCTCGAAATATAAACGCTCTTAAAATACCCGATTCACCCCCCTGAAGGGGTAGTGAACATAGTTTTAACTTTGAAGAtatatttctcgagttatttaagaatcaattttgatgacagcactggAAAAACGTTTCATCGAACGGCCAAACCAAAAACCGACCTACCTCAGTGTATCACCATCGTGAACATTGTAAACATTATGATGACCTGCGTTAAGTCCGATGAATCCAAAGAAAATGCTTCCAAATAATACGATCGAAATCCACGTCTTAAATACAGCAGTTAAATCACCGACGCCGAATAAGTACATGGCGAATGGAAGCGTAAATGGGATGAGATCATCCGTGTgatataaattctttttttcgacGACACAAAAGATTATGCTGAAAACACATTGAAAACCGAATTTTCGTCGTTAGCTTTCTATTTAGACAAGCAGGGAAAATAAAAGGTTCTTTAGACTAATTGcgagtcatctgttattgactgAGACGaccaaaataagcgatgaactCTGTGTAGAGTTTGTTTAAATAGAAAGATTTatgttaaaaccaatgaagtaaaagattctttaaataaatgaagtagcagaCCTAATAATCATTAGTCATAATCAGCTTTACTAATCTCAATTTCAGCAACGACATGAGTGAACAAGTGCCTAATAATTTCCAGTCGATTTGTTCTTTAGTCCCAACGaatttctttcacttttcCGTCCCTCTAAAATTACACAATTTACCTTTTAACATAATGATTGAGGAAGATGAATCCATAAATTATTGGTGCATAGATCCAAGATGCGTATCgttgaattacatttttgttggacATTGGTGTCCAACACAAGAACGGTTCAAATATGGACACTTCTAAGTCGTGGATGGAATTGGCGTACAAATGATGTGACATGCTATGTTGTATGCGCCATTGGCGATAGTTCAGAAAGGAAAGATTGAAGTAGTACATCCGAAAATTGTCCTTTTGATGGAAGAAATTGTGAGCGCATATTGTGGTGTAGTTCAGACACAAACCGGAAAGTATTGTGAGTAAAGTACTGTTCAGTCGTAGAGACAGAACAGCCGTCAGAAATGTTGCTAAGAGAATGCTGTCGATGTAGTACTGTTGAGAACCACACCATTCAGATTAACGAACATAAGATTCAAAATTGGCTGTGCTTACCTTTGAAGTTTGCTCTGGACTACGGTCAACGGTTTTCAATTTCTCTCCAACTTTCCTTTTGAACGTACGATAAAAGCCATCGTCTTTAAATGTGAACTTAAAGTTTCGCGGTTCGGCAGCTTTTCGAACTTGATATTTCTCTAGCAAACTTTCCGGTCCTTTCGGATAAATGTGGTGAATTTCGAACGCTTCGGTAATATCAGTTCCTTTAGTTAATCTGATCCAATCCGATCCACCAGGATGTAATTTGATGAAATCAGTGAAATCGTACAGTGTATCATTTAATCGCCATAGACCTTCGGCTTTGTCATCCACCCATCGACTTTTTAACCATCtgaattcgaaaaataatttccgttCAAACAGAGACTGTTTGGTTTGGATACCGTTAATAGTTTATAGGGAGAACATTAAATACCTTTCTGGGCTCAGTGCAAGTGGATTAATGTCCTGAAACGAGGGATAGTAGTTAGCTATCGTAGAGAATCGTTTTTTCGGTGACATTTCAACTGATTAAACTGCAAATTTTACAGCAAACGAATATTTCACCAcactgaaaattcaaatattttcattaagcTCTCTAAAAAAGTCAAACTGTCTTGTCTGTCTTGTAATTTACGTGTAAAATActtaaatcaaaagaagtactagGTTTGGTATGAAAATATCTCACGTATGTACTATATGTTGAAGAGCTTCATCTCAACTTGTTCTCACAAGGAAAAGCTCTCGGCAAGGATATGACATCCGACGaagtgaaatttgaattcaggAAGGACATTCAGGAATGTGTATTCtcgattaaaaattggttaaaatattaaatattgttGTTCAGCATGGATATCGAGACCTGAAGCTACAATCGTTTGTCATCGACATCTAcgattaacaaaaaattagcgATATAAataatcaacgcacttcaagcaaaagtggtactcttattagggtactgaaacttgacagtgctccatacaaaattttacactgtaaaaagagtggggataagaTCTCATACagaatagtactctatttggcagctgtcattattagcacttttgcttgaagtgcgttgaaatAATAGATTCTGCATCAAATGTTCGCTAGGACAGGTCGATGTAATAGATTCTTTGCATTCAAAACGTAACAATCTGATCTGTCATATCTACTGCATATCAAACATGCACGCCagcgaatgattttttttttatcaaatcttTCTAGTGCGCAGAATTATTCAAAGAAAGAAACTGAGTCTCAATTGTACTCTTCAAAGGTACATTTATCGTGTCAACACACATGCAGATGctaaaaattcaccgaaatattcaaatgaatgaaCTTCAAAGCCAATAAGCCCTTATTTGGTACGCAAGTACTTGGAGGAATCTTCATAAGAGAAGTGGATGTTTCTAATCACCTCCCACTAGTCACACCATCGtctaaatttttcctttaagtGGCTTTCAAAGGACATATAAAtgagtccactggaaaatgcgtccgatttcggagGAGGTCGAGGTCGAAAGTCTAAAGTATAAACCCCGACCGTGTCCCGATTACTTTCATTGGTATTTGATAGGCTGCACGACAGATAGCAGTCAATTGAAAGTACTGAACAGAAACAAAtcttttgttgttgattgTGTTCGGCAAATTGTTAAATAGCTAGCTCTCGTAGAGCGACAAACGTATAAAATTACTTGAACCATCTGTTTCAGGCTAAA harbors:
- the LOC119078664 gene encoding catalase-like, with product MFAISVTLISVQLFHQAHLQSLPSPSSNQLANYAATHPNDTTIFAQNVFGITYPTLSYSLGVNGMPFLQDQFLMEKLQSLNRERIPERVVHAKGAGAFGYFQVTNDISKSTKANFLQPGKRTKVAVRFSTGTGESGSADTNFDMKGFSVKFYTEEGTHDIICLNFPVFLVRDPMAIFDAVRARKRNPQSHLFDPNALFDMASYRPEMTMFLLFFFSDIAFPKYFRHIDGFAIHTFKMVNKNGEPVYVKFHLLSNQEKEFITLQESFQLAGSDPDLMLADLFDSIENKKFPSWTMKIQVMTFEQAKAHPYNPFDSTKFWKEEDFPLITVGELVLNQNPENYFVDVEQIAFSPGRMVPGIEASPDGLLHSRMFVYPDAQLHRLGTNYAQIPVNSCPFSAQTYQRDGMMNVGRNGGGSPNYHPNSFHGLNSNSASHAKQHVYAVSGDVDRVDIGRNDDFLLPKHFWKSRGSAEQDRIIGNMAAVLSRTVKLVQDNVLNNIIYNIDKAFGDKLKAALN
- the LOC119078667 gene encoding cytochrome b5-related protein, encoding MSPKKRFSTIANYYPSFQDINPLALSPERWLKSRWVDDKAEGLWRLNDTLYDFTDFIKLHPGGSDWIRLTKGTDITEAFEIHHIYPKGPESLLEKYQVRKAAEPRNFKFTFKDDGFYRTFKRKVGEKLKTVDRSPEQTSKYYIDSILLATFLTAVLSLRLNSTLLTILSGLCLNYTTICAHNFFHQKDNFRMYYFNLSFLNYRQWRIQHSMSHHLYANSIHDLEVSIFEPFLCWTPMSNKNVIQRYASWIYAPIIYGFIFLNHYVKSIIFCVVEKKNLYHTDDLIPFTLPFAMYLFGVGDLTAVFKTWISIVLFGSIFFGFIGLNAGHHNVYNVHDGDTLSKDMDWGIYCLDTVIDNSDISHSHLASLTHFGNHLMHHLVPTIDHGVGLQLYSVLFETMAEFETKFEEYPWFVHISGQLRQLAKNAPSIAEPEERKKMRIKENSQ